The segment TATGACGGTTATGCCTTTGCAGAGAACTACGCGGCCAATGCTAAGAAAATGTATCTATAGCAAGAACCGCGAGGACGAAGGAGACGTCCATGGGACCCAATTTCCAGTAAGGAATGATGAGGTGCAATCATGTGAAAACGTTAGGCTTTGGCATTGTCGGTTGTGGCGTTGCGGCTAAATGGCACCAGGCTGCTCTAGCAAGGATACCTGAAGCACAGCTAATTGCTGTTTGCGATCAGCAAAGGGATCGGGCCGAATCTATGGGTAGGGCAGCAGATGTAGCATGGACAGTGGATCTTGAAGAGTTCCTAAACCACCCAGGGCTCGATGTGGTGTGTATCTGTACGCCCAGTGGCACCCATTACTCTGTGGGACTTCTGGCCTTGGAGTCAGGGGCCCATGTGGTTGTGGAAAAGCCTCTGGCCTTGACGGTGCAGGATGCTGACCACCTCATTGCCGTTGCCGAGAAGCAAGGAAGGATTATTTCAACGATCAGTCAACTGAGATTTTCGGATGCTGCCCAAGCCGCAAGGAAAATACTGGGCGAGGGTAGTCTGGGCCGAATCTTGATGGCGGATCTGTACATGAAATTCTACCGCAGCCCGGAATACTACCGAACCGGGGGTTGGCGAGGTACCTGGCAGTTTGATGGGGGCGGAGCCTTGATGAATCAAGGTATCCATGGAGTGGATTTGCTTCTTTGGTTGGTGGGGTCAGTAGCCCAAGTGGTTGGAAAGACCTATACTCTCTACCATGAGATTGAGGTTGAGGATGTGGCCTACGGCCTCCTTGAGTACACAAACGGTGCAGTTGGCGTTCTGCAAGCATCCACCTGTTGTAACCCAGGAGTACCGCGAACAATTGAGATTCATGGTGAGGGGGGTACCCTAGTTCTCCGGGATGACCGACTAGAGTTGATCGATCCAAAGGGCACGGTATCTGTAGTCCCGGATACGGACAAGGCAAGCGGCGTAGCTAGTGACCCCACTGCCCTTAAGGCCGACGGACATCTCCTACAGTTGACCGATGTTGTTTCCGCGATCCAAAGGGGAACACAACCCCTTATTGATGGACGGCAAGGTCGCAACGCTGTTGAACTAGTTACTGCGGTTTACCGGTCTGCCCAAGAGGGTAAACCAGTGGTGTTTAGCAAGTGAGTAGAGAAAAAGACTTGGTTAAGGATGAATGAATGTGCAAGAGATTCTTGGACGACACTATCGAACGAAGAAAGCGATATGTGTCAAGACGGCAAATGGTCTGATTGAATCCGTAATGGAGATCCAAGATCAGACTGCCGATCTACCATTTATCGCTCCGGGATTAGTGGACATCCAGATCAATGGGTGTTTTGGATGGGACTTCAGCTCCGACGTTTTAACGGTAGAGCAATGGGAAGAAGTGGTTAATAAATTACTTCTGCATGGAGTGACCAACTTTTGTGCCACCCTTGTGACCAGCGATCCACGATTCATTGGTGACATTCTAAGCTCCATCGCCGTTGCACGAAGAAGCTCGCGTATTGTAGCCGAGACACTAATCGGCGTCCACCTGGAAGGTCCGTATATTTCGCCGGATGATGGTCCCCGGGGGGCACATCCCCGTGAGTTCGTGTGCTGCCCCAATTGGGAGGAATTCTGTCAACTACAGGAACTAGCCCAGGGCGCCATCAGAATTGTCACCTTGGCTCCGGAAAGACCTCACGCCTTAGAGTTTATCCAGAAAGCGGTGGCAAGTGGCGTTGTAGTAGGCATCGGACATACTAATGCAACAGCCAAGCAAATTGCGGCTGCGGTAGCTTGTGGTGCCAGTCTTTCCACCCACTTAGGTAATGGGTGTCATGCAGTATTACCCCGACACGCCAATTATATCTACGAGCAATTGGGAAACGATAGTCTAACCGCTAGTCTAATTGCCGATGGTCATCATTTGCCAGCTAATGTACTTAAATCTTTCATTCGTGCTAAGGGTGTAAAACGCTCGATCTTGATTAGCGATGCCGTTTCCCTCACCGGCATGCCCGATGGTGAATATACATTATGGGGGCAGCGGGTGGAAGTGAAGGGAAACAAAGTCGTTCTGGCGGGCACGAAATACCTCGCTGGTGCAGCAAGCTTGCTGCCTGTGGGTGTTTTCAACGCGGTGAATCTGGCGGGTTGCCGATTGGAGGATGCCATAGACATGGCCTCTGTAACCCCCCTAAGATTACTAGGGGGGAAGAGGCAAGGACTCCAGGTAGGCGCTACAGCGAACATTATTGTTTTTGAGATGGGTGATCAGGGTTTGGATATCGAGAAAGTGTATCGCCATGGGGTATGGGTGGACGGTTCGGTTCAGATAGGTGCGTAGAGGTGGGTGTAGGATGCAAAGGGAGAACATAGGTTGGGGGACCCTAGGACGGGGACTTCGGAATGGTCTGGAGACCATATGGGAGCTAAGCAAAGTAGTCCTACCGGTTTATGTGGTGCTTACGGTTTTGGAGGCGAGTCTGGTTCTTGGGTGGATTGGAGAACGCTGTGAACCGTTGATGGGATTATTTAGTCTATCTGGTTCCTGCGCAATGGTATTGCTTTTGGGCTATGTTTTAGACTACTATGCAGCAATTGGTGCCATTGCCTCATTAGGGTTGTCCATTAGGGAGATCACGATTCTTGCGGTAATGCTTAGTATTGGTCATTCACTGATTTTGGAGACGGCAGTGGCCAAGAAAATGGGTATATCGGCGACCAGGGCCTGTTTGATACGTCTGGGGGCTTCTCTTTTTGCTGGGTTTTTGGTTAGTAGATTGATCTGAAAGGACAGAGGTTAATGGCTTTGATCCTGAAAGGGTTAACCGGTGGGTTAATGCTAATTGGGCACATCTCCCTAGTTATTTTGCCGATCTTTATCGTCCTCCAGTTTGCTTCAGAAAGCCATTTGCTGGATCAGGCAAGTAAATGGTTACGTCCTCTAGCCCGATTCCTACGAATCTCAGAGCGTAGCACCGTGCCACTTTTGGTGGGACTTGTCTTTGGCTTGTTCTATGGTTCGGGAGTGATTATCCATGAGGCTAAGTCAGGGGAAATAACGAAAGCGGATATGCACATTACCGTCTTGTTTCTTTTACTATGTCATTCCATGTTTGAAGATACCTTGGTATTTGTGGCCGTAGGGGCCAACGGATTTTTGATTCTCGGTATTAGGTTTGCCATGGCTTTGATTGCGACTTGGGTTGTTAGTCGTTTCGTGATCAAGACGCGTCAAGATGAATACATGTCGCAGAGTCTGACCGAAAATGGTGCTAACAGCACAATCAGTGGAGGTGGTTCAGTTGAACTATAATATTGATCGGCTGAAGGTAGAGATATATCCAACCAGGAGACTAATGGGGGCTGCTGCCGCCAAAGAAGCGGCTGGGTACATTCAGCAGGTATCCCGGCGCAAGCAAGAAGTGAACATCCTATTTGCCGCGGCTCCATCACAAGATGAGTTTTTGGCTGCTTTGACCTCGATTCCCGGTGTGCCTTGGCATAGCGTCAACGCGTTTCAGCTAGATGAGTATATCGGTTTGCCAAGGGAGGCTTCTCAGCTATTTGCCAGGTATTTGGACACGCATGTAGCAAGCCGCGTTACCCTTAAGAGAAGCTACTGCATTAACCCAGCCAATGACCCGGACGCAGAATGTCAGCGGTATGCCGCACTGCTTCGGGACTTTCCACCGGATCTCGCGTGTATTGGGATTGGTGAGAACGGACACATCGCCTTTAACGATCCCCCCGTAGCAGATTTCCATGATCCAAAACTAGTAAAGGTTGTGGAGCTAGACCGGGCTTGTCGGATGCAGCAGGTGCATGATGGATGTTTTCCCTCCTTGGATGACACCCCTACCCATGCTATTACCTTAACGATTCCTGCCATCATGCAGGCGCAGAAGGTTGTCTGTGTTGTGCCCGGTAAGACTAAGCAGGAGGCCGTTCAAAGGACATTACTAGGGCCAATCGATGAGGTATGTCCAGCATCGGTCATCCGAAAACACGAAACAGCGACATTGTATTTAGACAGCGATGCAGCGCTGAAATTTTTGGCCAAACATTGAAGGAGGCAGGTGGCATGCTTGGTGTAGTTGGTCTTGGCTTTACCAGTGTAGACTTTCCGCTTTTTCTAAAGATAGCCCAGGAATTAGGTTGTGATGGTTTTGAACTGTGTACGATCCCCGGGGCCCATAGGGGAACCCTTGATTTGACCAACACAACTAAACGTACTGAGGTAAAACGGCAAATAGAGGATGCGGGACTTAAGGTTCTATCGGTGGCAGGCTACAACGATTTTTCTTCATCCCTACCAGCGAAACGGAAAACAGAGGTAGCACAGTTGACCTATTATCTAGAGTTGGCGCGGGAATTCGACTGCCAGTTGGTGCGTGTATTCGCCGGTGACACAGCTGACCCTGCTTTGTTTGACTACGTGAAGGATGGTTTCCAACAGGCCATTGAGGCGGCCGAAGAGTATGATGTGGTGTTAGCCCTGGAGAACCATGGCCATCCTTTCAATAATGGTGAGTTAATCCTCAGGCTGCTTGAAGAGGTTAACTCCCCTTATTTGCGAGTCACTCTGGATACGGGCAATTTCTTTTGGGCCGGGCATTCCTTAGAAGAAGGACATCGGTTCGCTAAGATGCTTTGCCCTTATGCTGCCAATGTCCACTTAAAGGATTTTGTCTATAAGCCCGACGGATCCGTGCAATTTGTCTCCCTCGGGGAGGGCCTTGTGGATCTACTTGGGATCGTTGGAGAACTCAAGGTTGCAGGCTACCAAGGACCTTTCTTGAGTGAGTATGAGGGTTTGGGGGATCCACGACAGGTTACAGGCAGTGAGGACCTCCTAAAGGAAAGAACTGCAAGGTGCGTGGCTTATTTGCAGGAGATTGTGTAGGGTATTCCTTCCGCGCTAAAGCACAGATGGATTTCATTCCTGGTGATGTATCTGAAGCCGAATGGGAAGCGGCACTGGAGCATTGCTCTCAATTGAGCTACCTGGTAAGAATGAGCTAACACCTAGTCTATACGAGAGACTTCCTGGTAATTATCTTAGTAAAACTGTGAGGGATGTGTTATGGAGACTAATGTGCCTCTACCCGGAACCGATTGCCTTAAGGATCCCCTGGATCATACTGAACTACTACTAGACGGATTAAACAGGTTCCTCGACCAGGCTCTTACCACCAAGAAAAAGTATAGGAATGAGGTTCTGCTCAAACCACCTAATAAAGACCAGCTGGTTGATGCTCTGCAGCAAAAACGTAGGGAACTGGCCCGCTATCTTGGGGTGGTCGATTCCCGTCTTCCGGTGGAAAGCCTTGAATTTGTGTGTTCTACCAAACAACCGGCCAAGATTGCCCAAGGCACAGATTATGATGTGTACAATGTCAGGTGGCCGGTTCTAGAAGGTGTCTTTGGGGAGGGACTATACCTCAAACCCCAAGAGACACCCATAGCTTTTGCGATTGCCCTTGGGGATGCGGACTGGATCCCCCATGATTTGGTCGGCCTGGAATCTGATCTGTCCGCTAACGCTCAGTTTGCCCGTCACTTAGTACAGATGGGCTGTGAGGTGGTAGTACCGGTTCTGATTGATCGAGATTGCACTTGGTCTGGAAACCCGGCTGTGCGCATGACAAACCAACCCCACCGGGAGTTCGTTTATCGGATGGCCTACCAAATGGGGCGGCATATCATTGGTTATGAGGTGCAGAAGATCCTGGCCCTAGTTGATTGGTTTTCTCAGAATCCAGGGGGTAAACCAGTGATTGTGTTTGGCTATGGAGAAGGTGGTCTGTTGGCATTAAACAGTGCTGCCTTAGATGAGCGGATTACCGGGGTTGGTGTTAGTGGGTACTTTGGAAATCGGTTCCGGGTTTGGCAGGAGCCAATCTATCGCAATGTCTGGCGGCTTCTCTGTGGGTTTAGTGATGCAGAATTGGCGACCATGGTTGCTCCTAGGGCACTAGTCATTGAGACAAGTTGTGCCCCGTGCATCCCTGGGCCGCCCGCACCTTCAAAGACACGTCAAGGAGCTGCTCCAGGCACAATAACAACCCCCAGTATGGATGAGGTTCAGGAAGAATTGGCCCTGGCAAGTCACACCTATGCTGTATATGATGCGGTAGATAAGCTTACCTTAGTTGTTCCGATGGAGGGAGATCGGGGCCCAGGTACCGATGAGGCCTTAGTTCAGCTTCTGCAAAGCAGTGGTCTGAATCCTTCTAGTAGACAAGATGCACCAGCCACTGTGACCCATAGCTTGGGGGCAGTCTATCATAGGGAGCAAAGGAAGCGTCAGTTTGGGCAGTTGTGTGAGTACACCCAATTGCTCTGGAGACGCTCGGCAAAGGTACGGGAGCGTTTCTGGGATCGGGCCGATGCAACATCGGTTGAAACTTGGGAAGATACCACCAAAGGGTATCGGGACTATTTCTGGGAGGAAGTGATCGGTAAGTGTCCGCCTCCTACGGACTCTCTTGTTCCTAGAAGCCGAAGAATCGAGGAAAACCCAACCTACGATGTTTACGAAGTGTTTGTTAATGTATGGGATGGTGTACCGGCATTTGCCTATCTTCTGGTGCCAAAGGGTATAAAGACCGGTGAAAAAAGACCAGTAGTTGTCTGTCAGCACGGCCTAGGCGGTCATCCCCGGGCACTGTTACAGGAAAGTGGGTATAAGGCATTGGCACGCACCTTGGCAGAGCAGGGTTATGTGACTTTATCCCCCCAGAATCCGTCCATTGGCCCGGCGGGTGATCGTTTTCGAGTGTTGGAACGGAAGGCCAACCCCTTAGGCTGGTCCCTCTTTTCCTTTATAGTGGCGATCCACCAACAATGGTTGAGGTTCCTAGGTCACCTGCCCTTTGTGGATGATCAGAGAATAGCCTTCTATGGGCTATCCTATGGTGGCAAAACGGCGATGCGCGTCCCCGCGCTATTGCCCGGCTACGCCCTTTCGATCTGTTCCGGGGATTTCAATGAATGGATCATGAAAACCGTCTCCACAGAATTCTTCTCCAGTTATATGTTTACCGGGGAGTATGAAGTGTTTGAGTTTGACTTAGGGCATACCTTCAACCACGCGGAGATGGCCTATCTGATTGCGCCGCGCCCCTTCATGGTGGAGCGGGGTACCGATGATGCTTGCGGTACCGATGACTGGGTCTCCTTTGAGTATGCCAAGGCCCGTCGTTTATACCTGAAACTAGGTATTTCCGAACGTACCCATATGGAAGTGTTCGCTGGTGGACACGAGATTTACTTCCAAGATGCTGCACATTTTCTCAATAACTTCCTCCGGAAATAGGCCAGTCCCGCCCGTATATGGGCGGGACACCACAGTCAATACCGAAATTCCACCAATTCTTTCGCTTCCGAACATAATTTTGACAAAAACACCAATTCGAGGCAGGAATTATGCAGACGGTCTCGAATTTATACTGCGTAAGGGATAAACGTATATACTAAATTGAGTTTGCTATGGTGTAGAAGCACGTACCGTGAGTTTAGGGGAATTTTTCCACAGGGGGGGAAGGGTTGTGCGAGAATTAATAGTGATTCTTTGTCTTATGCTAATCATCCTTAGTCCTATTGGGGCAACAACGAGTGCCGATCCAATTGAGGCACTTAGAGGGTATCTAGACATGGATGCCACCAAGCGACCTCCATTATCTGAACAGTCTTTTGCAAAGCAGCCTTTAAACAGAGAGGAAGCCGAGTCGGCAGCTGCTTTGCTATGGGCTTCCTACAGAAAGCAGATCAGTGTTGAGCGGAAGGATATGATGGAGAAACAGGTCGTCTACGTAGGGACAGGGAAAGTCCGTCTTGAGATGCCCTTCTTCTATGAAGTGTTTGGCGAACCAGTGAATGGAATGCGCAGTCTCTACATTTCATTACATGGTGGTGGATCGACAAGTGTTGCAGCCAACGACCAACAGTGGGAGAACCAGAAGAAGCTTTATCAACTGGAAGAGGGCATCTATCTCGCTCCTCGCGCTCCCGCCAATAGCTGGGACATGTGGCACCGACCGCACGTCGATGTGTTGTTAGATCGGTTGATCGAGAATATGATTGTGTTCGAGAAAGTAGATCCCAACCGTGTATATCTAATGGGCTATTCTGCGGGAGGAGATGGGGTTTACCAGTTGGCTCCCCGTATGGCCGACCGTTTTGCCGCGGCGGCGATGATGGCTGGCCATCCTAATGATGCTGAACCCTATGGATTGCGGAACATTGGTTTTACGATTCAGATGGGTGGTCAAGATTCGGCATACAATCGCAATAGAGTTGCGGCGGAATGGAGTGAATGGCTTGATCAATTACAAACGGCAGATCCCGATGGGTATAAGCATTGGGTACAGATTTACCCCGAGTATGGTCATTGGATGAGTGGTGCCGACAGAATCGCCTTACGCTGGATGGCTCAGTTTACTCGGGATCCTTATCCGTCTCGGGTGGTCTGGAAACAGGATGATGTGACCCATACGCGGTTTTACTGGCTAGGTACCAGCCAGGGGGAATGTCGCCAGGGTAGAACGGTGATTGCGCATTATGAAGGTCAAGAGATTCATCTCGAACGCTGCGCTGTAAGACTGCTGCGACTAAGGCTCCATGATCGAATGATGGATCTAGATCAACCAATCCGGGTTACCTGGGGTGATGAGGTGATCTTTGAGGGTACCATACCCCGTACGATTGAAGCCATCGCCGCATCTTTAGAGGAACGAGGTGATCCGGAGTCCCTATGCTTTGCTGAGATCTGGCTTGCGATTTAGTCCATGGTTGAACTTAGATGTGTCTGGGGGTTAACAGATGTCTGTGTCATTGAAAGACGTCGCACAGGAGGCTGGTGTATCAGTTTGTACGGTTTCACGGGTGATTAACAACACCTATCGGCATAAAGTCAGCGACGCCACGCGGAAAAAGGTATATGCGGCGATGAGAAAGCTCAACTATGAGCCGAACTTAAATGCGCGGGCTTTAGTTAAGAAGCGTACATTCCTCATCGGGTTACTAGTATCAAGGCTGGTAGTGTCCTTCGTTTCGGATATTGTGCAAGGTATCCAAGATGAAGCAGATAAGCATAACTGCAGTATTCTGTTCTATAGTACGTATAACGATGTTGTTAAGGAAAAGGCATGTTTTGAGGCCTTGCAGCGGAAACGAGTTGACGGGATTATCTATATGCCAGGGGCCGCTGATTTTTGTACCAGCAACGAAGGGAAACGATACTTGCAGACCGTTATATCTGAAGGGGCTAGGATTGTTCAAATGTGCTCCAACTATCCCCAGATCGATACTCCCTATGTCGTAGTAGATAATGAAGCTGGCGGATATGTTGCCACTAGGCACTTAGCTTCCCTAGGCCATACTCGGATTGCCCATTTCCATGAGAGTGCCACTCGAGACGGGCAGGAACGATATCATGGTTATGTACTGGCTCTCGAGGGGGCTGGAATACCCTGTGATACCGAGTTAGTTAGACCTTGCCGCTATGATTGGCGTAGTGGATATGAAGCGATGCAGCAATTACTGGCCCTATCTAATCCACCAACAGCCGTTGTGGCGTGTGATGATATGTCGGCGTGGGGTGCCATGCAAGCGACACTTGATTACGGTCTTAAGGTGCCAGATGATGTAGCCATTGTTGGCTACGATGATGTGACCGTTGCTGAACTGCTTCCTGCTGCTTTAACAACGATACACCATCCCAAGGAGGACCTTGGTGC is part of the Limnochordia bacterium genome and harbors:
- a CDS encoding nucleoside recognition protein, which encodes MQRENIGWGTLGRGLRNGLETIWELSKVVLPVYVVLTVLEASLVLGWIGERCEPLMGLFSLSGSCAMVLLLGYVLDYYAAIGAIASLGLSIREITILAVMLSIGHSLILETAVAKKMGISATRACLIRLGASLFAGFLVSRLI
- a CDS encoding amidohydrolase family protein produces the protein MQEILGRHYRTKKAICVKTANGLIESVMEIQDQTADLPFIAPGLVDIQINGCFGWDFSSDVLTVEQWEEVVNKLLLHGVTNFCATLVTSDPRFIGDILSSIAVARRSSRIVAETLIGVHLEGPYISPDDGPRGAHPREFVCCPNWEEFCQLQELAQGAIRIVTLAPERPHALEFIQKAVASGVVVGIGHTNATAKQIAAAVACGASLSTHLGNGCHAVLPRHANYIYEQLGNDSLTASLIADGHHLPANVLKSFIRAKGVKRSILISDAVSLTGMPDGEYTLWGQRVEVKGNKVVLAGTKYLAGAASLLPVGVFNAVNLAGCRLEDAIDMASVTPLRLLGGKRQGLQVGATANIIVFEMGDQGLDIEKVYRHGVWVDGSVQIGA
- a CDS encoding alpha/beta hydrolase, translated to MRELIVILCLMLIILSPIGATTSADPIEALRGYLDMDATKRPPLSEQSFAKQPLNREEAESAAALLWASYRKQISVERKDMMEKQVVYVGTGKVRLEMPFFYEVFGEPVNGMRSLYISLHGGGSTSVAANDQQWENQKKLYQLEEGIYLAPRAPANSWDMWHRPHVDVLLDRLIENMIVFEKVDPNRVYLMGYSAGGDGVYQLAPRMADRFAAAAMMAGHPNDAEPYGLRNIGFTIQMGGQDSAYNRNRVAAEWSEWLDQLQTADPDGYKHWVQIYPEYGHWMSGADRIALRWMAQFTRDPYPSRVVWKQDDVTHTRFYWLGTSQGECRQGRTVIAHYEGQEIHLERCAVRLLRLRLHDRMMDLDQPIRVTWGDEVIFEGTIPRTIEAIAASLEERGDPESLCFAEIWLAI
- a CDS encoding Gfo/Idh/MocA family oxidoreductase, which gives rise to MKTLGFGIVGCGVAAKWHQAALARIPEAQLIAVCDQQRDRAESMGRAADVAWTVDLEEFLNHPGLDVVCICTPSGTHYSVGLLALESGAHVVVEKPLALTVQDADHLIAVAEKQGRIISTISQLRFSDAAQAARKILGEGSLGRILMADLYMKFYRSPEYYRTGGWRGTWQFDGGGALMNQGIHGVDLLLWLVGSVAQVVGKTYTLYHEIEVEDVAYGLLEYTNGAVGVLQASTCCNPGVPRTIEIHGEGGTLVLRDDRLELIDPKGTVSVVPDTDKASGVASDPTALKADGHLLQLTDVVSAIQRGTQPLIDGRQGRNAVELVTAVYRSAQEGKPVVFSK
- a CDS encoding 6-phosphogluconolactonase, with amino-acid sequence MNYNIDRLKVEIYPTRRLMGAAAAKEAAGYIQQVSRRKQEVNILFAAAPSQDEFLAALTSIPGVPWHSVNAFQLDEYIGLPREASQLFARYLDTHVASRVTLKRSYCINPANDPDAECQRYAALLRDFPPDLACIGIGENGHIAFNDPPVADFHDPKLVKVVELDRACRMQQVHDGCFPSLDDTPTHAITLTIPAIMQAQKVVCVVPGKTKQEAVQRTLLGPIDEVCPASVIRKHETATLYLDSDAALKFLAKH
- a CDS encoding LacI family transcriptional regulator, which produces MSVSLKDVAQEAGVSVCTVSRVINNTYRHKVSDATRKKVYAAMRKLNYEPNLNARALVKKRTFLIGLLVSRLVVSFVSDIVQGIQDEADKHNCSILFYSTYNDVVKEKACFEALQRKRVDGIIYMPGAADFCTSNEGKRYLQTVISEGARIVQMCSNYPQIDTPYVVVDNEAGGYVATRHLASLGHTRIAHFHESATRDGQERYHGYVLALEGAGIPCDTELVRPCRYDWRSGYEAMQQLLALSNPPTAVVACDDMSAWGAMQATLDYGLKVPDDVAIVGYDDVTVAELLPAALTTIHHPKEDLGALTFKMLLRHIDGKPPLNYVLKPELIVRQSCGAKLLPRFESFIQK
- a CDS encoding sugar phosphate isomerase/epimerase produces the protein MLGVVGLGFTSVDFPLFLKIAQELGCDGFELCTIPGAHRGTLDLTNTTKRTEVKRQIEDAGLKVLSVAGYNDFSSSLPAKRKTEVAQLTYYLELAREFDCQLVRVFAGDTADPALFDYVKDGFQQAIEAAEEYDVVLALENHGHPFNNGELILRLLEEVNSPYLRVTLDTGNFFWAGHSLEEGHRFAKMLCPYAANVHLKDFVYKPDGSVQFVSLGEGLVDLLGIVGELKVAGYQGPFLSEYEGLGDPRQVTGSEDLLKERTARCVAYLQEIV
- a CDS encoding alpha/beta hydrolase, with the translated sequence METNVPLPGTDCLKDPLDHTELLLDGLNRFLDQALTTKKKYRNEVLLKPPNKDQLVDALQQKRRELARYLGVVDSRLPVESLEFVCSTKQPAKIAQGTDYDVYNVRWPVLEGVFGEGLYLKPQETPIAFAIALGDADWIPHDLVGLESDLSANAQFARHLVQMGCEVVVPVLIDRDCTWSGNPAVRMTNQPHREFVYRMAYQMGRHIIGYEVQKILALVDWFSQNPGGKPVIVFGYGEGGLLALNSAALDERITGVGVSGYFGNRFRVWQEPIYRNVWRLLCGFSDAELATMVAPRALVIETSCAPCIPGPPAPSKTRQGAAPGTITTPSMDEVQEELALASHTYAVYDAVDKLTLVVPMEGDRGPGTDEALVQLLQSSGLNPSSRQDAPATVTHSLGAVYHREQRKRQFGQLCEYTQLLWRRSAKVRERFWDRADATSVETWEDTTKGYRDYFWEEVIGKCPPPTDSLVPRSRRIEENPTYDVYEVFVNVWDGVPAFAYLLVPKGIKTGEKRPVVVCQHGLGGHPRALLQESGYKALARTLAEQGYVTLSPQNPSIGPAGDRFRVLERKANPLGWSLFSFIVAIHQQWLRFLGHLPFVDDQRIAFYGLSYGGKTAMRVPALLPGYALSICSGDFNEWIMKTVSTEFFSSYMFTGEYEVFEFDLGHTFNHAEMAYLIAPRPFMVERGTDDACGTDDWVSFEYAKARRLYLKLGISERTHMEVFAGGHEIYFQDAAHFLNNFLRK
- a CDS encoding nucleoside recognition protein translates to MALILKGLTGGLMLIGHISLVILPIFIVLQFASESHLLDQASKWLRPLARFLRISERSTVPLLVGLVFGLFYGSGVIIHEAKSGEITKADMHITVLFLLLCHSMFEDTLVFVAVGANGFLILGIRFAMALIATWVVSRFVIKTRQDEYMSQSLTENGANSTISGGGSVEL